The Anolis sagrei isolate rAnoSag1 chromosome 6, rAnoSag1.mat, whole genome shotgun sequence genome includes the window GTctcattaatacaatttgacagcaCTGTGTCTGTCTCAATAAAGGCAATCTgaaagttatgaacaagacaagTTCTATAGGTCTgtccttaagtttaatttgtataccttttttaagtgtagctccatccatatatatatatcttaaagtccaactgctcattggagggaaggatagtagaggcagagatgaagtactttggccacatcttgagaagaaaagaaagcttagagaagacaacgatgctggggaaaatggaaggaaaaaggaagaggggccgaccaagggcaagatggatggatggcatccttgaagtgactggattgaccttgaaggagctgggggtggtgacggccaacagggagctctggcgtgggctggtctatgaagtcacgaagagttggaaaggaatgaacgaatgaacaacaaacatacacacacacacacattttcttcgtggtctccgtGAATCACACAATTCACTGTTTGGAACTGTCTACAATCTAAAATGTTTTGGTGATAACCCTGCCCACCATCCTGAGGCTATATAAGGCCCGATTACCACCAAAACACCTctgttttgattctaaaataacattgattgtaagatgcacaccaATTTCAGTAACAGCAACAGAGAAAAAAGTTTTAttcatatatacaaacaaatttatGTATATAAAGATGCACCCCATTTGTAGAGATGTTTACAAGGAGGAATAGTGTGACTGGGCAGTTCCAAAAAAATGGCCCAATGTTACCTAAGTTCTGCACTTTAACATGGCCCtccgctctacaatcctgacattttaatgcccatgaacattatcctcccagccctgtctttctgaattttgcactttcccttagctctgtctaggaatttgcacaaacccagagccctctgaactcagcacttttatcgttctgtatggtactgtttttatgttatgttttattgtcatatgttttgatttggttttattttgatggcaTCTTAtggtgttatgtttttaactttgtgctctctGGGCTCATCCGTTGTAAGTCGCCCcattcccttaggggagatggaggcggggtataaaaataaaattattattgttgttgttattattatctcagAATAAAAGAAATAGGGTAATTTTAAAGTAGTCAGGATATTGAAAAAAGAAGCATGTCATACATGCAGGACTTGTATGGTGTTTTCATGTTTACaacattttttgtcgtgtcaggagcgacttaagaaactgcaagtcgtttctggtgtgagaaacatGGTAAAACAAGCATATGACCATCTACaatctagctatctatccatcccatTTAATTGAGACTGGATGGTTCTACTTCGGATGAAAATTAGCCATAATTTGCAGTGGCTATTTGAGATAGATGGTCATGATGGCTACCATCATCAGGAGATATAATTTCTACCAGAACAAGGAATATTGCAAATGGTAAGTGTTCTGTCgtgcactgggtctgaacaaattgtctttattctataggacgtatactttaaacccagtgggaagctggggtgcctcaaagagagattcttagggatttcctgaagtgatggtctttacagtctttaatggtacaacaaagactttattaaggaacaaataacaaatcttcaaacaacacttcaaggttttcttattctagtctttaagagactggcactgacttggattaactgtactttctcagcatgaggaagaaccctttataatctctcccaggctgtctattatctgggcctcgctggtttgggtcttactaccgatcctAACTGCGtctggacatcgagtaaacctaccagccaaggcttgaagatacttcagctggaattcagtggttttgtaatgctgtcctgtgggaacttcagggctgttttcccctctggtgctgtgaggctgagaggctgtgagctctcagccagaaccTTTGGGATCCTTTCCTTCTGTTCCTGTTTCCCTGAATAATCCCCAGATGATCACCGGatgatccccagatgatcttcaggaatgaagcttttcctacgggacgagctgtctgtgtcctatagactagcttccttgtgtgtaactgattaaaaatggctcccttctcttctgaaaacccaaaagggggcggaactaaggaacctaatgatgatggacaggtggccggTCCTATAACcacaaactttaacaggaagccacccttctgcaaaatcccaaacCTTGGCTGCAAGCAAagacttaatacaaggcaaataaagtgggagcttctggtacagctgtaacaGCACAGTAAGGGTTGAATGAGGCATGCAACCTAAGGTcttttgcaaagaaaataaattattttattactacTAATTTTCATTCCTAGAGAGAAATGTGACTGAAAAGAAGGCTATACAGTGCAAAGAAGATTTAAGAGCAAGGCCGTATATACCTATCTGCACTACAATATAACCCTATAACGGTTTTGCTCAGAACTAAGCTGCACTGAGGAAAGtctggaaaaagttacttttctgaacTGCAATTTGCCCAACCcatgattgtgggagttgaacccaaaatatatattttcaagcttGGAAATAAATGAGACTTTCCCAGATAAATGTGTACAGCTTAGTCATGCAGATATCATGATGAATTCAGTCGTCTTCTTGCTTAGTTAGAAGAGAGAGCACATAAAGAACCACAAACAAGGGCACCAAAGCTGCAGGCTCTCCTGTTCCTGAAAGATGAGCTTGGGTTTTCTGAATGGTCACTCCACTCAATTCAATCATTGCTCCCATTATAAGCATCTCTTCTTCAGATAAGAGCTGGACATCTACAGTAAATTTCTTTTCATCGTTGCTTAGAATATTTTCTAATATGATATCGATCTTTGGAAACATAAAAGAAGCAAAATCAAACCACACAAGTCAAAATATTCATTGTAAATAAAAAATCATTGTTGTTCTTTGGAAAAACTATAGTGTACAGCCATATATCACAATTTGATTATGGAACTCTTTTGCCATAGTTAGCTTTGCCAGTGCTGAGAAGCTTGCAGGCaaattacattttacattttagaAAGGCAGATGTATATGGAAGGCTCATATGAACTCATGCCCTTTTGCACCACACAGTTATAGTGCCATTGATCCACTTTAATCGGCATGGATGCATCATATGGAATCctgtggtgttttttttgtttgttgctgCTGCATTAAAACTTAAAACTgtctgcaaatcctaggattccacagaattcacatttatttcaGTTTTGTAAAAGGAGTATCTACTATCTATTaagtctgagtgtcagctgcattaagatcacttctgaccaaaaggtcacgagttcgaagccagcccaggtcagagtgaacttccgaccaattgtgtagcttgttgtcgacctttgcaccccaaaagacagttgcatctgtcaagtaggaaaattaggtaccacctatgtgtggggaggctaatttaactaatttacaaggccataaaaaagacaccagcaaagcactccagcaaaagcatgcggggaacacggaagtactttatcagtgtcgcagatggacgatgaaagcgaaagctcccctggtggccagaaaagttaaatagcctctgactgcctgtctatatctgttgtgtatctttggcattgaatgttagccatatatatgtgtacattggaatccaccctgagtcccctgcgggattagaagggcagaatataaatactgtaaataaataaataaatattaacatgTCTGGTAAAACATGTAGGGAATGTGTGATTAGAGTTCTCACCAGTTCCAGCTGCTTGGGCACAATCTTCTTTTCCACAGATTCTTCCAAGAGCATCAATTGTTCTTCTTGCAGTTCTGAGAAAGAGAGCAAAACAATCAATGGAAGGAAAGGGTTCCATACTAGGGCTGAATGGCTGAAGCAGAGAGCTGACAAGATTATTCTTATCAGCAGTACGATAAGAAAGAGCCATAGTTTGCTCTAGCATGCTGGGACATGCAAATGAAGAGAAACCTCTTTTTCACTGAGTGGTTGTCCTCTCACAGTAGTAACTGGGCAAATCTGTGAGAAACTCTAGGAGAATAGGCCATGAGAGAGCTGTGAGAAATTTCAAGCAGCTTGAGATTTTAAATGCAGCAGTTATCTGCAAGATCAACATCTGTACAACGGAATCAGAAGAGGCTCATGGGCTGAAAGGTCTTTTAGTGACATACATTCGAATGGTCACTGTATTTTGGACATTGTGATCCTTACCATCCAAGGCTTCTAGAAAATAAACAACTGCCTTTGCAAGTTCAGGGATGATGACTCCACTGTGATCTTGTAAATTCTCCACCAGATCTTGCAATTCTGGCTTGTCTGCCTTCAGCTTGCATTGGCCAGAGGTTTCAAGTGACTCCTCCAGCTAATAGCATAAAGAAAAAGGTAATGTCAATGCCAACCAGTTACATGGACCTAAATGCAGGGATTTAGGGGCACACAAATGAAAGCAAGGGTTGCTATGTGATGAAATCTGAATCAAGAGCATGAAGGAGTGTTGAGTAATTTTGAGGATGAATTTGGTTTGGTTCTGTCCTTTAAATCAGTTCATGTGAGAGAACTGATGTAAACATAAAATAGATAGCCACTGGCTAGTTTTAATTTTCCTGCCAAAAAGATTataaaactcccctccagtaacattactaggaaggaaagagaagccattagagacctaaattcagatcctgatatcctcattctgccagcagacaaggggaatgccacagtcatcatgcatacagagcaatacaaggagaagatcagaaaactcctggaccctactatatacagaaaacttaagcaagacccaacctccaaaataaccagaaaaaccaacactctaattaaaaactcctcaatcaacttcgacatacgacagcagctatgtaaatcggaagcccttccacccaggctttatggactccccaaaatccagaaggactccaccccactcagaccaatcgtgagtgccattgggtcccccacatatgacttagccaaatttcttgctgcacagttacaaagccacattgggctcacaacacactacatcaaggactcagcccacttcattgaaaaaatcagcaatctcaagctaaatccaaatgacaaactgatcagcttcgatgtggtgtctctatttaccatggtcccagttgcagacaccatggcactcatcaaccagaggttcccagaagacatcacggcgctgtttcaccattgcctcaccaccagctattttcagtgggacaatgaattctacgaacagaaagatggcgtagctatggggagccctctcagcccagtcatagctaacttctacatggaacaatttgaaaaacaagctcttgaaacagcaaccaaaaagcccactatatggttcagatatgtggatgatactttcaccatttggagccatggagatgaagaactcaacaggttcctggaacatcttaacagcatccaccctaacatccagttcactatggaaaaagaaaaggaaggaagactgccttttctagatgtcctagtcatccgcaaacctgatcaacaattgggtcacaccgtttacagaaaacccacacacacagatagatatctacataaaaactccaaccatcacccaagtcaaaaaagaagcaccattaaagccttggcagaccgtgctaaaagaatctgcgaaccccacctcctccaagatgaactgaaccacctcaactgggctctacaggccaatggatactccacctcagagctgcaagaccaagaacaagccacaagagtaaagatgaagatccacccagaggaaaagtgttcctgccatacatcaagggaaccactgatcgcatagggaagctgatgaggaaacacaacatacaaacaatctacaaacccaccaggaaaatccaacaaatgctacgttcagcaaaggacaagagggatcctctcacctctgcaggagtctaccgtataccatgcagctgtggacaagtctacatagggaccaccaaacgcagcgcccaaacaagaatccaggaacatgaaaggcactgcagactacttcatccagagaagtcagccatagcagagcacctgatgaaccaacctggacacagcattttatttgagaacacaaaaatgctggaccactctcacaaccaccatgtcagactacacagagaagccattgaaatccacaaacatgtggacaatttcaacagaaaggaagaaaccatgaaaatgaacaaaatctggctaccagtattaaaaaactctaaaattaaaacagcagagagaaaaacaggcagggacatctaatcacctttcaagaagagttcgctccaggcactgtcagcccattgtatgctaatcaaggtggtcagttgtaaagattcacacctagcccaacttacaaaagccttttgtctcaccctggtcattccacagatatataaacccctttttcccagctccagaagacctctgaagatgcttgccatagatgcaggtgaaacgtcaggagaaatgcctctagaacatggccatatagcccgaaaaaacccacaagaactgaaaaagATTATAAATCAGATAATCTCCTAAACATTCCTGCCGATAAGATTCCTTTGAAGGATGTGTGAAGGGGCTTCCATGGAATAATATTCTGTAAAAGAGCAACAATGACTGCTGTGGTGCAAAGAAGAAAATTTGCACATATTTCATCCTCCATTGCAAGAACAAAAGAGTTGCAAATGTTTTCATTCCACTGCTCTTATTCTTTTTCATGGCATACTTTCAATGGTTCTTAACACTTGCATTTTAATAGAATTATAACGTTAGCCCTGAGTCCCAGGATTGGGCGAAAGGCAGCAATTTAGAAaagactgtaataataataataataataataataataataataataatgtaatactcatttttttttgcaatttttcaaTTATTCTTCATATTTGGAGATTTTAATTTTTCACCAAAAGTACCTTGGATTTTGCAGGGAAAAAACACAATAACCTtaatgcaaagaacactgtatttgtgCATTTTGTGTTAAAGTGCATTGGTTTCTAAATGAAAATGTTTTaggtcaaaatgttttttttttaagcagggTGGGGGTTGCAAGTTAACTTTTTGTCCTGAAATACAAAACAATGTAATGAATTTCTTTTGGCAGGGTGActttctcactctttctctcaaAGGAGAAAGGAATTTGTAAATAACTTTTACACATTTTCCAGTCAATGGGTGacggcagtccccgagttacaagcaCACTCAAGCAAGAACAAGGTTGTAACAAACGgacgtgagagaaatctacccccaggaagggaaatgcactctTGGAAGAGTCATCAAGGGGAAAAGGTCTCTCCATTGAAGcttcatcaccaatccttgtttccaagacaagccacatttttcaaaatccagttatcccagggacagaaagtgaagcaagatcttctgaacaggggcacaaacaacaaaacaaacaccacaggggtgacAATGTTAacctgggtttttttccccaaagctaAAGAAGATATATTTTTGGTTGGAACTACACTTGACAATGGGAAGCGGAGATTAATCTTGAATGCCTCCAAATATGACACTGGGTTGGAAAGACACTAATGGGAGAGATCCACAAAGACAATATGGCCAAGGATTTGTGAAGGGAGGGACAATGAGCTGGAAACAAATGATGAGGAAACCCTTAACCCCAAAGGAAGAGCCTAACGCACAACGAGAATATCTTTACCTGGAACACTAGCTCTTGTAGAAGGTCCTTGTTCCTCATTACAGCCACAAAGCCAGTTAGAAATACACCTCGCAGATTTGCAGATAGGAATGAGAACTGTACACAGTTCTCTTCAACTTCCTGATGTATACTTTCCACACTGTACATTACAGGTACTAATAAAGAGAATTGAGAGCTCAGGATCAGATGTAAGGAAAAATGTATCACAGAGCTAGATATTTGGGATTAGTGGTAATACTtcatgtttttgaaaatattacttTTATGTCACCATACAAACCCAGCATAAAATGTTCTCAGCACAGAGCACAAGCACAAGCAGGTGTCTCACTGGTAAAATTAAACTCCAGATCTTTGTAAACAGTCAGAAtctttaaaatccaaaacctcATCAGGAGTGAAGGTTTGACTTATTTGTTGTAtcgaaatatattaatatttgatTTAGAAGGCCTTTAAGACAGGAGTCTCCAACAGGGCATCTTCAGAGGCTACTGTGCCTAAAGATACCTCCCTCGGTATCCTGTCTCTGAGTGACAACATTCACCTTGACAGACATGGACAAGTCAATTCCCAGGACACAAATTCCTAATATGTTCACAGTTCATCTTTTTAAGTGATAAAAATATGTATAGTGTGGCTTTTCTTACccatgagggtttttttaaaatcccacacTGCAAAAAGATTGTGTTATTTCAGAACCCCATATTTCTTGAAATATTATCGAAATGTGTAAGTAAGCCAATGAACTAAGTTGAAACACTGGTCTTCAACTGATTTACTTCAGAGCTTGCATTAAACCCcaacttttaaaaacatgaacGACTTACTTTCACAACTGAAATACATTGGAACAACTTTTCCTATGGAAAAAAAACaagcataataaataaaacagagtCAGGTATATTATTCATGTGATCTGCATTAGGACAGTGTGAATAGATACAACTGAATTTTAGTGGAGCTCAAAGACCTTCTAACACGGTTATGTTGCAATGATAGTTTTGGTTGGTCTCAAACTGGCGTTGTGCACTTTCGGAATTCAACAAATTGTCCAAAGCATCCAATGACACCCTCCTGAATCGCTTAGTATGTGGCACAATAGTTTATTGctactttcttttaaaaaccatctcatCTTAATCTTAAATGGACATGGAGGCTGttgtgaagtctcggcctgtttatttccctgtttgcctgttggactgttccattttgccaagtttaggggagaagcttaggttccccctagaggccgagctcagttggtgcagcccattctgactcagagccagaatgggctggtgataGAACTTCTTATGGCATTCTTTGTTGGTCATAGCTTGAAGTTAGTtagccagatagtgtctggtctggcctagcaatttgaacaggccatccttatcacatatttgccatagaatagttatatttgccttatagatagatagttcatatACATGTAATAGAATAGTTACATTTGCCAAAGTTTATAGATTTTAGATTAGAATATATTTGCCCCAGAGTTTAtagtttgttacctcagagtttatatttcactgttctaACTCTATCAAATTTGTTACCTCAGATACCTCAGTAtaccttgttttatttcaccctGTTTATTCAGTAAACTCAATTTGGTTAATTTAGTCTTGTCTGTAGAGTATCATTTTTGGGGGCATTAAAgtaatttagggcataccgatggtcactgggaaaatagccagacacatttagtttctcattagatcttcctggtgtgccatcatagcTGTATTATATTGTCATCTTCAAGGTTTATTTCCTTCCCCAGCAAAAGAATGGCTTTGCACATGCAGTGGTATCGTAGGTATTGGGGGTCACCTCCCCAACTGAACACGTGAGGAGAAAACCTCCCTCAACATATCAATGCATTCTCGCCCTCCCATCACTCACTTTGAGGGAAATACCTATCAATTTTGCTGTTCTAGACCATAGTCCTTTTAactagagagaagaaaagagtggTGAGTGTGTGTTGCCATGAAGATGGGGTTTGTGCTGGAGGGATGGGGGGAAAGGGATAGACCCTTACTTCTTCTCACCACTGTGGCAACTGGCTTCTGTGGAGCCACCATATTGCCAGCCTGGCAGAGTCCCATCCCACAGATA containing:
- the LOC137097260 gene encoding gasdermin-A3-like; its protein translation is MRNKDLLQELVFQLEESLETSGQCKLKADKPELQDLVENLQDHSGVIIPELAKAVVYFLEALDELQEEQLMLLEESVEKKIVPKQLELIDIILENILSNDEKKFTVDVQLLSEEEMLIMGAMIELSGVTIQKTQAHLSGTGEPAALVPLFVVLYVLSLLTKQEDD